One Scophthalmus maximus strain ysfricsl-2021 chromosome 7, ASM2237912v1, whole genome shotgun sequence genomic window, tcgACTGTTCGTTTCAGTTGTAAAGAAGTTTCCACCTCGCAGACCAAACTCGGGGCCTGTAGCCCCTCCCACACAACTCATGGGACTGTCGCGCAGATGTGACGTCACGCCCGGGGGTCCTCCATGAACGGCTGTCTCCACGTGAGAATATCAACAGCATGACGGCCGGCATGTAACTTCAGCCCTCGACTGTTGGACTTGTATGAGGATCAGATATCGAACAGTTCGTCTGTTACAGAAGGTAAAACTGAAAAACGCTCTTTGATTTCGCGATCTTTCCTCCTCGCGTGTCGACAGGTTGTACACGAACTCGTCTGTTTTGGCCGCAGCCTCATCCTCAGCTGACGGCTCTTCGTCGGCCCTTGTTCTGCAGTGTTAACTGGGGTTTGTTCGATTCCTCTGATTTCTCTCGGGAGCAGAAAGACGATGGCAACAGTCCGCAAGAAGGTCGACAACCGGATCCGCGTCCAGATCGAGAATGGAGTCGCTCTGCAGCACCGCACCATGTTCGTGGTGGTGGGGGATCGTGGCAGAGATCAGGTGATATatcactctctcttcctcactggCAAATTCATCTGTGTCGGGTACATATTTGTCCTTTTGTCGCATGAATCTGTTTGCATCAAACCACCTGTCTCTGACTCAGGTTGTCATCCTGCATCACATGCTGTCTAAAGCCAGCGTGAGAGCTCGACCCTCAGTTCTTTGGTGCTACAAAAAAGACCTGGGCTTCAGCAGGTGAGTCTCCTCACAGAGAGTCAGGGACGTGACGTCATGTGTCCACGTGCATCGtacaggagaagagggaggttTGACTTCTTGTCCCGCCGTGTCCCACAAACAGCAATCGCAAGAAGCGCATGAGACAGCTGCAGAAGAAGATCAAAACGGGCACGCTGAATCTGAATCAGGACGACCCGTTTGAGCTCTTCATCGCCGCGACCAACATCCGCTACTGTTACTACAACGAGACGCACAAGATCCTGGGAAACACCTTCGGAATGTGTGTCCTGCAGGTGAGTCCCTCGGCTCTGTGGCTGTAGACCAGTGGTCAAACAGAGGCTTGACAGAACGGAGAGGCCACaacaaaaagaataattatgtttttaaatctttcattttcaacatctcctccatctcgcTTTTGTTTAATTTACTTACATCTCATATGGCCCCCGAGAAGAAGGGCCACAAGAAACTGTTGGGAGCCACAGTTTTAGATCTCTATGAAGAACagtatatcattttatttctgttgtttcacTTGTCACACAGGATTTCGAAGCTCTAACACCCAACCTCTTGGCGAGGACTGTTGAGACGGTCGAAGGCGGTGGGATAGTGGTCATCCTGCTACGGACAATGAACTCGCTCAAGCAGTTGTACACGATGACTATGGTGAGTCCCCATCACGTTTTATCTCCACACACACGTCGGAGTCTCTGTTCCAGTCAGGTGCCCAACGATCGCTGTGCCTTGTTTTCCTCAGGATGTCCACTCTCGATACAGGACTGAGGCTCATCAGGACGTGGTGGGACGGTTCAATGAGAGGTTTGTGCTGCCTAAGGATTTAATATCATTTGGAGGGGTTTTGGGTTAATAGAATGAAAAAttgaacattattattaattctacTTTACATTTTCCAGGTTTATTCTGTCTCTTGCATCCTGCAAAAACTGTGTTGCCATTGACGACCAACTCAACATCCTTCCGATCTCCAGTCACGTGGCAAACATCAAACCAGTTCCTCCAAAGACTCAGGTACTttcaggaaaacagaaaataatttttgcAATATGTTTAATGGTTTATAATTTGTTCTTTCTTGTGTGGGGATTTTctgattttctgtcttttgatattgatttaaataaaataccACTGTGTTTTGAAATTTGGTCAAAACAAGCTATTTTAATTAATTAGACTTTTTCCACAAAAATTCATAGATTATTTTTTAGGAAAATTAATAGTtaatagttgcagccctaattgaTATGTACAGTTTATGAAAGCAAAAAGCACAATTTACTGCTGATTTGTACAAAACTCAGATCACACAGTGCACCAGTCTTCGCTTTTCTCTACCGACACTAgatgttattttaatattgatttgaaaattttattttttacattcatacatGTCAACTGGCCTCTTGAATAAGTGGTTAGCACGCATGTTTTGTAAAGTGCCAAATGATTAACGTGTTTCATGTGTCATCCCGTGCAGGAGGACGGTTTGTCTCCGCGAGAACAGGAGCTGAAGGATCTGAAGGAGTCACTTCAGGACACTCAGCCTGTGGGCGTGTTGGTGGATGGCTGCAGGACCATGGACCAGGTCAGGACCTTTTCCTTTAAGAGCCACTGCACACATTTCCTGACTGCACCAATAAGAATCATAGATCTTTGTGATTTCAAGTACTGTGACAGTGTTCCTGAAGAATGACACCCTGATGGGCGTCCCACTTATCATTATCTTCATTGTCTCCTCGTCTGTTCTTTCCTTGTAGGCCAAGGCAGTGCTGAAGTTCATTGAGGCGATCTCGGAGAAGACCCTGCGTATCACGGTGGCTCTAACTGCTGCCCGTGGTCGAGGCAAGTCTGCAGCTCTGGGGCTGGCTGTCGCCGGAGCTGTGGCTTTTGGGTAcagattaactttttttaatgttatgatATGAATATATCAATCTTGTGTATTGTCTTCAAGTTTAACCCATTTTTgcctgacattttgttttacagctATTCAAATATCTTTGTGACCTCACCGAGCCCAGACAACCTCCACACCATGTTTGAGTTCATCTTCAAAGGATTCGATGCTCTGCAGTACCAGGTAGGCAGCGTGAGCCTCAGTGACAGTATCTCGATGCTGTGAGCACAGACCACttcatgtcttcttttttttcattttgtaggAGCACCTTGACTATGAAATCATTCAGTCGCTGAATCCAGAGTACAACAAAGCAGTGGTGCGCGTGAACATCTTCAAAGAGCATCGGCAGACGATTCAGGTAAACGACACCAGGCGTCTTCTAccccaatttctttttttataatcgCAAGTGGGTAAAACGTGTGatcttcctgttcctgtgaccaACAGTACATCCACCCAGGTGATGCGGTGAAGCTGGGTCAGGCTGAACTGTTGGTCATTGACGAGGCTGCAGCCATCCCTCTTCCTTTGGTTAAGCGCCTCCTGGGGCCTTATCTGGTTTTCATGGCCTCCACTATCAATGGGTCAGTAACGAGCTGGATGACATTTATAAACCAAATATGGAGTGAAATGGTTTTTCTTGACCAATGAAATAAAAGCGATAAGTAATGGTTAGGACTGCGAAAACAagcttattttcattatcgagtaatttgaaatgtattttacttAGTAAGTAGGGTACTAGTTACTTTTAGAGAGTAAAAAATGTGCTAGACAATTTTCCTAAACCTAAGTTTACATATTGTGattgaaaacaaagatattAAGTTAAGTGTAATAAATGACAAggaaaatctgcaaatattccATCTTGAGAAGTTGCAACCAGGAGATTTGTTTGCGTTTTGTGGCTTGGATGATTAATCAACTATCAAAATTGGTAAATATTCAGTGGATCAATAAATAGTTTGATCATCTTCTAATCATTTGTGTTTCTGGTCTCTGCAGGTATGAAGGTACCGGacgttccctctctctcaaacTGATTCAGCAGTTGAGGCAGCAGAGTTCCGACACTCAGCAGAGCATGTCGGCAGAGAACAGGAGCACCAACACGGCGAGGCTGGCAGCAGGTAGATAATGAATCCCAGTGTTTttactggatgtgtgtgtgtgtccgttgcCTGACCGCCTCCTGCGGATTTCCCCACACAGCTCGCTCTCTCCACGAGGTTTCCCTCCATGAGTCCATCCGGTACGCTCCAGGAGACGCTGTGGAGAAGTGGCTGAATGATCTGCTCTGTCTGGACTGTCTCAACATCCCCAGGCTCATCTCTGGCTGCCCGCTGCCACAGACCTGTGACCTGTATCCTTGAGTCACTGGAAAGAACGTGAAGTTCCCCCCGGTCGAGACCTGGATGTCGGAACTGATGCACTGAAGTGATTCAAAATGCTTTGTGCATAAGTCCATatcataataattaaaatgaccCAGGCCACTGTACTTTTGATAGACCTGGAACAAACGATGGCATTCGttaaaaagcatttattttcacagttaATCCCTGGGAACGGTTACTATGTTACTATCACTGCATTTGTGACAGCCCGTGAGAACCATACAGTTTAATTAATGCAGCATTTCAAATATCGAATATCTTGGATAAATCTGAAAAACTTCACATTGGATGCATGTCCAGCAAGCAGCATGTTGAATGGTTGAATATGTATCTGCAAGGTTAGGTTTGTTAAGTTTCTTGTCCATAGTCTCACGTCTGTGCAGAAAGCAGAACCTTTTTCTTTATAGTCTCTGATTTTGCTCGTACTTGAGTCTGGAGCAGAGACGGCGGAAGATTTTTCATCCTTAATTCCAACTGTCCAGATATTATGTGAACCGAGACACGCTGTTCTGTTACCACAAGGCGTCTGAGGCCTTCCTGCAGAGGTTGATGGCTCTGTACGTGGCCTCACACTACAAGGTGAGGTTTTTCACCTGTAATGAAATAATTCAGATTTATTCAGAGAGCACACTGTCCTTCACACGGTTCTGTCATCTATTTGCTGACTTATTGTTTTCTTTGGCTCCAGAATTCCCCCAATGACCTGCAGATGTTGTCCGATGCTCCGGCCCATCACCTCTTCTGCCTCCTGCCGCCTGTTCCTCCGACACAGAACTCACTCCCCGAGGTGCTCGCTGTGGTGCAGGTAAGACTCTCTGGAAACCCTCGTGAAATTCTgttgttattttattgtaaagCTTCCGTGtttttgaatggaaaaaaattgatcaGGAGGATTATCTTAAAATCTACCTTACCTTGCTCAACCATTTTAAATTTTGCTTTTGTTCTagagaaaaaactgtttcttGATTTGGCCCATTCATGCATTTGTTCGTCTGTGGATTCTCAGGTGTGTCTGGAGGGAGAAATATCTAGGCAGTCCATCCTAAACAGTCTGTCCAGAGGGAAGAAGGCCTCTGGGGATCTCATTCCCTGGACCGTGTCAGAACAGGTACAAACCCGTTGCAAAGCTCTCATAAAAATTGTCACGGCTCATGTTACcacagtgcaaacacaaataGTTTGCTCTTTCCTTTGTAGTTCCAAGACCCGGAGTTCGGCAGCCTCTCTGGAGGCAGAGTGGTGCGAATAGCTGTCAATCCAGACTATCAAGGGGTAAGAACTTGCAAAGGCCTCAGCTGTTTATCgagttttttaaatgaattttcATGTGTGTAACTGGATCTCCACCTTTCGAACAGATGGGTTATGGCTCCAGAGCTCTCCAAATGCTGCAGATGTACTACGAGGGCAAGTTTCCCACCATGGATGAGGGCAAACGCTCGAACCACAATGAGATCACCTCCGTCAGCAGTGAGGTAATTCAATCCAAGACATCTGAGACGCATTAATTCCCCGCACGAAGTGCAAAAGTACAATTGAGCGATCGGATGGGGCAAATTAAATGCAGACATCTGTGTCACGAACTCTGCTGTGCAGGCCGTCAGTCTCCTGGAGGAAGTCGTCACGCCACGGAAGGAGCtcccccctctgctgctgaagctgagtgagaggagagcagagcggCTGGACTACTTAGGAGTTTCCTATGGCCTTACCACACAGCTGCTCAAGTGAGTGCCCTTAAAATATCCAGAGGGGAGCTGGGTGGCGATATATCTGAAGATTTGGAAATGTCAAATTTTTGTGCCACCTGACAGGTTCTGGAAGAAAGCAGGCTATTCTCCTGTCTACCTAAGACAAACCCCTGTAAGTATTGAACGATGTGTTCCTATGTTTCTGTACATGGTGCTGTCGTCACATGCTGTAATTGTTGGTGTGTGATTGTATCTAGAACGACCTGACAGGAGAGCACTCTGTTGTCATGCTGAAGGAGCTGAATACAGATGAAGCCCCAGAGCAGAGTCAGTGGCTGTCTGCCTTCTGGAAAGGTGAATTTTCCAGAACTACCTCAGGAGACCTGGTTTGTTTCATAAACTTTTCGCAGTCCTCCTGAACAGATTCTGTTTTCCTCAGATTTCCGTCGGCGCTTCTTGTCCCTCCTCTCCTACCAGTTTAGCAGCTTCAGTCCGAGCATGGCACTCAGCATCCTGCAGAATAAGAAGTCCAAGGAGGAGACGAGCAGTTAAGATCCTTCCACCTCGTACACATCAGATTTCCTCAGCGACTCGCAGTCCCGGTCTGACTCGTCTCTTGTTCCCCACAGCTCTCGGCAGCTCCGAGCTGGCGGCCCATTTCAGCCCCTACGACCTCAAACGTCTGGAGTTGTATTCGAGGAGCATGGTGGACTACCACCTCATCATGGACCTGATCCCAGCTGTGGCACGCATGTTCTTCCTCAAGCAGCTCGGTgacatctccctctctgcagctcaGTGTGTAAGTTGCCTCACTGGTTTGGAACACCAGTTGTCCCTTTGCTGCGACCTACAATATTATCTCGTAGATGTTGATTGGCTGACGACTTGTTCTCCTCTAGGCTTTACTGCTTGGTATTGGCTTACAGCACAAGTCAGTGGACCAGCTCGAAAAGGAAATTGATCTCCCGAGCTCACAGCTCATGGGCCTCTTCAACCGTCTCATCCGTAAATTTGTGCAGGTCAGTTGATGTCAATGGCGGAAGGTACATTGGAACCCAAAGTGTAAAGATGTTATGTGACCTCTTATTAAAACAGCTGCAATAATGTCGTTACCGTCTGTTGTGCTCGCCTTTACCGTCATAGGCCTTCACCAGCATCCAAGAAAAGGCCATTGAGGCAGAGATGACGGCCACCAAAGACGTTACCATGGAGCCGACTGTCAAAAGCCTCAGTGATGATCTGGTATGTGGTTCCTCAGCACTAGGTCACGGTAGACGTGTTTAGTCTATTAATAAGCAATTAATAGACAAACATGCCAAACATGAGCTGTTTTCAGCCTCAGATTTGAGAATTTTCTCAATTTATATATCTTTGTTTTGGCTTTGTGGTCTATAGAATAAGAAATTCAAACAACCTTGAGTTTtagtttgtaatgtttttttctgatgttttattgaCTTAACTCTTCTTAAAAAATATTAGCAGGTGAATTTAAATATTATGCTTCAGCTCTTCGCCtaagaatgtgtttgtttgaattttaattaagtaattgtttttctttcccttaaCAGAATGAAGCAGCTAAAGAGTTTGATGAGCAACACAAGCAGGAAGtagagaaagtgaaggagatGGACTTGGAGGAGTAAGTCCGGAGGACAGCGCTGGTCATTATTTGTCCAGGCATTTTTGAATTGTGGCAAAATTAAATGAAGCTGTAATAATCGTTTTTGTATTTCCAGATATAGGATCCGTGGCGATGATGAGGAGTGGGACCACGTGTTGAAGAAAGCTGGGAGCTCGGCTATTGTCAGCATAAAGAGGTGCAGTGTCTCTCAGGGTGATTAGGAATAACTACGTGACTGTTGTAGACATGTGTTTGTTAAAGTGTCTTCTTCCCAACAGTgacaagaagaggaagctggATGGGGGAAATGTGACAGCAAGCAATGGGGGTCCGCAGCACGGTAAACAGAAGAAGGAAACGCAACACGGCAAATTCAAgaagcacaaagacaaacatggcAAATTTGGAAAGAAGGCGTGACAGTAAACAGAGCAACAGCAACATGAGCTCTAATTCAGAGAACTTTTGATATCTTGGATGGACTTGCAGATATTGAAAAGCATCCGAAAGACTGGAtatcactgatttttttttttttttgaatccccGATGATAGTTTTTAGttcaaaatattatttgctTTGATTTATGCTGTGTTCAACACCACAAAAAGTATAACAGCAGAAAAGAACACAATTCACACTTGTACtaaataagtattttttactttcacttatttcaaacatttgttAACAGCAGTTTTTAGAGTTCCCTTTTTAATGTCATGATTTCTACAAAGACTTGTATAAAGTTAACGAAaagtttttgttcctttttacgGAAACCTGAGGTATATGGCTGTCTTGAGGCTGAACGGATCACTGGAACACCTGAGGCTGTAAATCAGTCCACttctgtttgagctgctgtttcACGGCCTCTGGTGCGAAGATACAATCGATAGCCTGCTGGGAAAGCTTCCACACGGCCTCACGACTGAGACCGAATGTGGAAGCTGCCAGCTGATACTCCTGAGACAAGTCTGTACTGAAGACCCCCTTATCGTCAGTCTGTAATttgataaagaataaaaatcatTCATGttgaactttgtttttctgcccaGCCATCAAGTGCCATTTCACGTTCtacatgaattatttttgcaaaGCAAATAATCAGAATCAAGACTTGAGCACTGAAGGAATTTTGACTTCAAGTACAAACAGTTGGCACCCAATGTTTggtcattgtctttttttgttacttcttagtttattcattaaatcaaattagtttttattttactgcttGTAAGTGTTTTTGTGACTACACGGATAACAAACACTGATGCAGTTGAGAAGTTTggtcaaattcaaatgtttttttagtaGTTTTACTCGCATCAAAGCATATATAGTATCGTGTCTGGTATTGGAACTAAAGGCATCTTTATGTCACTAAACCTCCATCCTGGTTAGAGACATTTTACAAAGAGTTTCGCAGATTCCTGCGGATAAAGGGAGGGAAC contains:
- the nat10 gene encoding RNA cytidine acetyltransferase, which gives rise to MATVRKKVDNRIRVQIENGVALQHRTMFVVVGDRGRDQVVILHHMLSKASVRARPSVLWCYKKDLGFSSNRKKRMRQLQKKIKTGTLNLNQDDPFELFIAATNIRYCYYNETHKILGNTFGMCVLQDFEALTPNLLARTVETVEGGGIVVILLRTMNSLKQLYTMTMDVHSRYRTEAHQDVVGRFNERFILSLASCKNCVAIDDQLNILPISSHVANIKPVPPKTQEDGLSPREQELKDLKESLQDTQPVGVLVDGCRTMDQAKAVLKFIEAISEKTLRITVALTAARGRGKSAALGLAVAGAVAFGYSNIFVTSPSPDNLHTMFEFIFKGFDALQYQEHLDYEIIQSLNPEYNKAVVRVNIFKEHRQTIQYIHPGDAVKLGQAELLVIDEAAAIPLPLVKRLLGPYLVFMASTINGYEGTGRSLSLKLIQQLRQQSSDTQQSMSAENRSTNTARLAAARSLHEVSLHESIRYAPGDAVEKWLNDLLCLDCLNIPRLISGCPLPQTCDLYYVNRDTLFCYHKASEAFLQRLMALYVASHYKNSPNDLQMLSDAPAHHLFCLLPPVPPTQNSLPEVLAVVQVCLEGEISRQSILNSLSRGKKASGDLIPWTVSEQFQDPEFGSLSGGRVVRIAVNPDYQGMGYGSRALQMLQMYYEGKFPTMDEGKRSNHNEITSVSSEAVSLLEEVVTPRKELPPLLLKLSERRAERLDYLGVSYGLTTQLLKFWKKAGYSPVYLRQTPNDLTGEHSVVMLKELNTDEAPEQSQWLSAFWKDFRRRFLSLLSYQFSSFSPSMALSILQNKKSKEETSTLGSSELAAHFSPYDLKRLELYSRSMVDYHLIMDLIPAVARMFFLKQLGDISLSAAQCALLLGIGLQHKSVDQLEKEIDLPSSQLMGLFNRLIRKFVQAFTSIQEKAIEAEMTATKDVTMEPTVKSLSDDLNEAAKEFDEQHKQEVEKVKEMDLEEYRIRGDDEEWDHVLKKAGSSAIVSIKSDKKRKLDGGNVTASNGGPQHGKQKKETQHGKFKKHKDKHGKFGKKA